A single Lolium perenne isolate Kyuss_39 chromosome 6, Kyuss_2.0, whole genome shotgun sequence DNA region contains:
- the LOC127308953 gene encoding uncharacterized protein — MADGDARGLEEQAAAAAEAARELREAAAALAVRRAADEDALRRRAVALDGDLRRLQGSVASLEPAALDKVEEDLERAKLAILDSDVAAFLPNKGNGKFLKKFVGPVNVRIARKEDKLKVKDEYNNYRDRAAYMFLLFPSILLLLRWWVWDGCLPALAVQMYQAWLLFLYTSFALRENVLLVNGSDIRPWWIYHHYLAMLMALVSLTWEIKGQPDCSSKQKGVQLFLRWAIMQGIAMHLQNRYQRQRLRTRIALGKAKRMDVVAGETAGVEGQLLLLYPVLFVLQGFEAYVGVLLLQTAWHGLTSEWQVAVCGILLVVMAVGNFINTVETLVLKLRFKAKMKRTKPRQDPGQAGPNRPHQN; from the exons ATGGCCGACGGGGACGCGCGGGGCCTGGAGGAGCAGGCGGCGGCCGCGGCCGAGGCGGCGCGGGAGctgcgggaggcggcggcggccctcgCCGTGCGCCGCGCCGCCGACGAGGACGCGCTGCGGCGCCGCGCGGTCGCGCTCGACGGGGACCTAAGGCGCCTCCAGGGCTCCGTCGCCTCCCTCGAACCCGCCGCGCTCGACAAG GTGGAGGAGGACCTGGAGCGTGCCAAGCTAGCAATCTTGGACAGTGACGTGGCTGCGTTTCTCCCAAACAAGGGAAATG GGAAGTTCCTGAAGAAGTTCGTTGGGCCTGTGAATGTGCGGATTGCAAGGAAGGAAGATAAGCTCAAAGTGAAGGACGAGTACAACAATTACAGG GATAGGGCTGCCTATATGTTCCTGTTGTTTCCATCCATTCTCCTCCTATTGAGATGGTGGGTGTGGGATGGGTGCCTTCCAGCATTAGCAGTCCAGATGTACCAG GCTTGGTTATTATTCCTCTACACAAGTTTTGCTTTGCGGGAGAATGTGTTGCTTGTAAATGGAAGTGATATTCGtccttg GTGGATATATCACCACTATTTAGCAATGCTAATGGCTCTTGTTAGCCTTACATGGGAGATAAAGGGACAGCCTGATTGTTCAAGCAAGCAG AAAGGGGTACAACTTTTCTTGCGTTGGGCAATCATGCAAGGAATTGCAATGCATCTACAGAATAGGTACCAGCGTCAAAGATTACGCACCCGAATTGCTCTAGGAAAG GCTAAAAGAATGGATGTTGTCGCTGGAGAAACAGCTGGTGTGGAAGGGCAGCTATTGCTGCTATATCCTGTTCTTTTTGTATTACAG GGTTTTGAAGCATATGTTGGAGTATTGCTTCTTCAGACGGCTTGGCACGGGCTCACCTCTGAATGGCAG GTCGCAGTTTGCGGGATCTTGCTGGTGGTGATGGCGGTTGGTAACTTTATCAACACGGTGGAGACTCTGGTGCTAAAACTGAGGTTCAAAGCGAAGATGAAGAGGACAAAGCCCAGGCAGGaccccggccaggccggtccaaaccggccaCATCAAAACTGA
- the LOC127308951 gene encoding adenosylhomocysteinase, with protein sequence MALSVEKTSSGREYKVKDLSQADFGRLELDLAEVEMPGLMACRAEFGPAQPFKGARISGSLHMTIQTAVLIETLTALGAEVRWCSCNIFSTQDHAAAAIARDSAAVFAWKGETLEEYWWCTERCLDWGAGGGPDLIVDDGGDATLLIHEGVKAEEEFEKSGTVPDPESTDNPEFKIVLTIIRDGLKTDVRRYRKMKERLVGVSEETTTGVKRLYQMQESGALLFPAINVNDSVTKSKFDNLYGCRHSLPDGLMRATDVMIAGKVAVVCGYGDVGKGCAAALKQAGARVIVTEIDPICALQALMEGIQILTLEDVVSDADIFVTTTGNKDIIMVDHMRKMKNNAIVCNIGHFDNEIDMNGLETYPGVKRITIKPQTDRWVFPETKTGIIVLAEGRLMNLGCATGHPSFVMSCSFTNQVIAQLELWNERKSGKYEKKVYVLPKHLDEKVAALHLGKLGAKLTKLTKSQSDYISIPVEGPYKPAAYRY encoded by the exons ATGGCGCTCTCCGTGGAGAAGACCTCGTCGGGGCGGGAGTACAAGGTCAAGGACCTCTCGCAGGCCGACTTCGGCCGCCTCGAGCTCGACCTGGCCGAGGTCGAGATGCCGGGCCTCATGGCCTGCCGCGCCGAGTTCGGCCCCGCGCAGCCCTTCAAGGGCGCCCGCATCTCGGGTTCCCTCCACATGACCATCCAGACCGCCGTGCTCATCGAGACGCTCACGGCGCTCGGCGCCGAGGTGCGCTGGTGCTCCTGCAACATCTTCTCCACGCAggaccacgccgccgccgccatcgcgcgcGACTCCGCCGCCGTCTTCGCCTGGAAGGGCGAGACGCTCGAGGAGTACTGGTGGTGCACCGAGCGCTGCCTCGACTGGGGCGCCGGCGGCGGCCCCGACCTCATcgtcgacgacggcggcgacgccACGTTGCTCATCCACGAGGGCGTGAAAGCCGAGGAGGAGTTCGAGAAGTCCGGCACCGTCCCCGACCCCGAGTCCACCGACAACCCCGAGTTCAAGATCGTCCTCACCATCATCCGCGACGGCCTCAAGACCGACGTCAGGAGGTACCGCAAGATGAAGGAGAGACTCGTCGGTGTGTCTGAGGAGACCACGACCGGCGTCAAGAGGCTCTACCAGATGCAGGAGTCCGGCGCGCTCCTCTTCCCCGCCATCAACGTCAACGACTCCGTCACCAAGAGCAAG TTTGACAACCTTTACGGTTGCCGCCACTCCCTCCCCGATGGTCTCATGAGGGCCACCGATGTCATGATCGCCGGCAAGGTCGCCGTGGTCTGCGGTTATGGTGATGTCGGCAAGGGCTGTGCCGCCGCGCTCAAGCAGGCTGGTGCCCGTGTCATCGTGACGGAGATCGACCCCATCTGCGCCCTGCAGGCCCTGATGGAGGGCATCCAGATCCTCACCCTGGAGGACGTTGTCTCGGATGCTGACATCTTCGTGACCACCACTGGCAACAAGGACATCATCATGGTCGACCACATGAGGAAGATGAAGAACAACGCCATTGTCTGCAACATTGGCCACTTCGACAATGAGATCGACATGAACGGCCTGGAGACCTACCCCGGCGTCAAGCGCATCACTATCAAGCCCCAGACCGACCGCTGGGTGTTCCCCGAGACCAAGACCGGCATCATTGTTCTTGCTGAGGGTCGTCTGATGAACCTGGGATGCGCCACTGGCCACCCCAGCTTTGTCATGTCCTGCTCATTCACTAACCAG GTCATTGCTCAGCTTGAGTTGTGGAACGAGAGGAAGTCTGGCAAGTACGAGAAGAAGGTGTACGTTCTCCCCAAGCACCTCGACGAGAAGGTCGCAGCCCTTCACCTGGGCAAGCTCGGCGCCAAGCTCACCAAGCTCACCAAGTCCCAGTCTGACTACATCAGCATCCCGGTCGAGGGTCCTTACAAGCCCGCTGCCTACCGGTACTAG